One genomic segment of uncultured Desulfobacter sp. includes these proteins:
- a CDS encoding YgiQ family radical SAM protein: MFLPTTRKELDDLGIEQLDVILVTGDTYIDSPFMGVSLIGRVLESNGFTVGIIAQPDTDSDRDISRLGEPRLFWGISGGAVDSMVANYTASKKWRKQDDYTPGGKNTRRPDRAVIVYTNLVRRFFKPTVPIVLGGIEASLRRIAHYDFWSNKIRRSILFDAKADYLLFGMAHAGIVALARALDNKLKTDNQPADAQNPVTQIPGLGYISKTPKGIELPPYEAVIKDKNLYIQSFKTFYDNTDPMHAAPLSQAHADRFLVLNPPAPFSTTKEMDEIHDLDFQRDVHPYYRALGHVRAMDTIRFSIPTHYGCYGECNFCAITVHQGRTVRWRSKNSIVAEAKKMTRDKDFKGYIFDLGGPTANMYGFECEKKLKKGACTHRRCLFPTPCPSLSPDHGPQMDLLNEISHLAGVKKVFLNSGIRHDLILIDKQKGQTYLKQVTANHVSGQMKLAPEHCAPGVLALMGKPGMDSLVAFKHRFDRICKTLNKKQYLTYYLIAAHPGCTMRDMNELKAFTENELHITPEQVQIFTPTPSTFSTLMYYTGIDPFAMVPVFVEKDPRAKEKQKQIVTRKAGHQPKAPSRQNRNQGKFSRQSQKSRRRKK; the protein is encoded by the coding sequence ATGTTTTTACCCACCACCCGAAAAGAACTTGACGACCTGGGCATTGAGCAGCTTGATGTGATTCTTGTCACCGGCGATACATACATTGACTCGCCGTTCATGGGGGTCAGCCTGATCGGCCGGGTCCTGGAATCAAACGGATTTACCGTGGGCATCATTGCCCAACCGGACACGGACAGCGACCGGGACATCTCCCGTTTAGGCGAACCCCGGCTCTTCTGGGGCATCTCCGGCGGAGCCGTGGATTCCATGGTGGCTAATTACACGGCATCAAAAAAATGGCGTAAACAAGATGACTACACGCCTGGCGGAAAAAACACACGGCGACCTGACCGGGCCGTCATTGTATACACCAATCTTGTGCGGCGTTTTTTTAAACCAACCGTACCCATTGTGCTGGGGGGCATTGAAGCAAGCCTTCGGCGCATTGCCCACTATGATTTCTGGTCCAATAAAATACGACGGTCCATCCTTTTTGATGCCAAGGCAGATTATCTTTTGTTCGGCATGGCCCATGCCGGTATCGTGGCACTGGCCCGCGCCCTGGACAACAAGCTGAAAACGGACAATCAGCCGGCAGATGCACAAAACCCTGTTACACAGATTCCGGGCCTGGGATATATCTCGAAAACACCCAAGGGCATTGAGCTACCCCCCTATGAAGCGGTTATCAAGGATAAAAACCTTTACATTCAGAGTTTTAAAACCTTTTATGACAATACAGACCCCATGCATGCCGCCCCCTTAAGCCAGGCCCATGCAGACCGGTTTCTTGTCCTGAATCCGCCGGCACCTTTCAGTACCACCAAAGAGATGGACGAAATCCACGATTTGGATTTTCAGCGGGATGTTCACCCCTATTACCGGGCCTTAGGCCATGTCCGGGCCATGGACACCATCCGATTTTCCATTCCCACCCATTACGGCTGCTACGGAGAGTGTAATTTCTGCGCCATCACCGTCCACCAAGGCCGGACGGTCAGATGGCGCAGCAAAAATTCCATCGTTGCCGAAGCAAAAAAAATGACCCGGGACAAGGATTTTAAAGGATATATATTTGATCTGGGCGGTCCCACGGCCAACATGTACGGATTTGAGTGCGAAAAAAAATTGAAAAAGGGGGCCTGTACCCACCGGCGCTGTTTGTTCCCAACTCCATGTCCGTCACTTTCACCGGATCACGGTCCCCAGATGGATCTACTCAATGAAATCAGCCACCTTGCCGGCGTCAAAAAAGTGTTTCTCAACTCAGGCATCCGCCATGACCTGATCCTCATAGACAAACAAAAGGGCCAGACATACTTAAAACAGGTAACAGCAAACCATGTCTCCGGCCAGATGAAGCTGGCCCCGGAACATTGTGCTCCCGGTGTGCTGGCGCTTATGGGAAAACCGGGCATGGACAGCCTTGTTGCGTTCAAGCACCGGTTTGACCGCATCTGTAAAACGCTGAATAAAAAACAATACCTGACCTATTACCTGATCGCGGCCCATCCTGGTTGTACCATGCGGGATATGAATGAACTTAAGGCATTTACCGAAAACGAACTTCACATCACACCGGAACAGGTCCAGATATTTACGCCCACACCATCCACATTTTCTACCCTGATGTATTATACCGGCATTGACCCCTTTGCCATGGTGCCCGTGTTTGTTGAAAAAGATCCCCGGGCAAAGGAGAAGCAAAAACAGATCGTCACGCGGAAAGCAGGACACCAGCCCAAAGCCCCATCCCGGCAGAACCGGAATCAGGGCAAATTTTCCAGGCAGAGCCAAAAGAGCCGCCGCCGGAAAAAATAA
- a CDS encoding MFS transporter, whose protein sequence is MNSSNNKPHPRISTGHTIFIVSAVQFLAPFMMSAVGVALPTIGRFYGASAVSLALVEMVYMLAITLFLLPVGRLADIIGRKKIFVSGVALFALATILLPFSPSIGIFIAIRFLQGIGVSCTVSTSVAILSSVVPKEKRGKAMGIIIACVYLGLSAGPTLAGLMITWLGWQWIFFASVPLAMAALILTLTRLKGEWKGAEGESFDWVGSLIYMAALSCLIVGASRLKSDAWAPGLMIAGIVCMAGFAVFEYRHPSPILDIHLLLGNRVLAFSNIATGINYAASFGLTFFFSLYLQVVKGMSAQATGFVLVVQPIIQAVLSPLSGTLSDKISPAKLSTAGMAICAAGLGFAAFLDQDAGTRQVLMVLVIMGLGFAAFSTPNMTTVMGSVGSRHYGIASSLVATMRSIGMLTAMTITTLLLSMFMGDAEVSTATAPEFLKTMHTAFIIFALLSLVGIIFSMARMEQTPGPELKR, encoded by the coding sequence ATGAACAGCAGCAATAACAAGCCCCACCCCCGAATCTCCACCGGCCACACTATATTTATTGTTTCCGCAGTCCAGTTTCTGGCACCGTTCATGATGTCTGCAGTTGGCGTAGCCCTTCCCACCATTGGCCGATTTTACGGTGCCAGTGCAGTTTCTCTGGCCCTGGTGGAAATGGTTTATATGCTGGCCATCACACTGTTTCTTCTTCCCGTCGGCCGGTTGGCCGACATCATTGGAAGAAAAAAAATATTTGTGTCAGGTGTGGCCTTATTTGCTCTTGCCACGATCCTGCTGCCCTTTTCCCCGTCCATCGGCATTTTCATTGCCATTCGGTTTTTGCAGGGCATTGGTGTGTCGTGTACAGTCTCCACTTCCGTGGCCATTCTCTCTTCTGTGGTGCCAAAGGAAAAACGGGGCAAAGCCATGGGCATCATTATCGCCTGTGTCTACTTAGGATTATCCGCCGGACCCACCCTGGCCGGACTCATGATCACCTGGCTGGGTTGGCAGTGGATTTTTTTTGCTTCCGTTCCCCTTGCCATGGCAGCCCTGATCTTGACCCTGACCCGGCTTAAGGGAGAATGGAAAGGCGCTGAAGGGGAATCCTTTGATTGGGTGGGCAGCCTCATTTACATGGCAGCGCTCTCCTGTCTGATCGTCGGGGCCTCCCGCCTTAAAAGTGATGCCTGGGCACCGGGCCTGATGATTGCCGGAATCGTCTGTATGGCCGGTTTTGCAGTTTTTGAATACAGACACCCCTCCCCCATCCTGGATATCCACCTGCTGTTGGGAAACCGGGTACTGGCCTTCAGCAACATTGCCACAGGGATCAACTATGCTGCCTCATTTGGGCTTACATTTTTTTTCTCTTTATACCTGCAGGTGGTCAAAGGCATGTCTGCCCAGGCGACAGGTTTTGTGCTCGTTGTCCAACCAATAATTCAAGCGGTTCTGTCACCTTTGTCAGGCACCCTTTCAGACAAGATTTCACCGGCCAAATTATCCACGGCCGGTATGGCCATCTGCGCCGCAGGGCTCGGGTTTGCAGCCTTTCTCGACCAGGATGCAGGAACCCGGCAAGTTCTGATGGTGCTGGTTATCATGGGCCTGGGATTTGCTGCATTTTCCACACCCAACATGACCACGGTCATGGGATCTGTGGGGTCAAGACATTACGGCATTGCCTCCAGCCTTGTTGCCACCATGCGCAGCATCGGCATGCTCACGGCCATGACCATCACGACCCTTCTGCTGAGTATGTTCATGGGTGATGCTGAAGTCAGCACTGCCACAGCCCCGGAATTTCTAAAGACCATGCACACGGCCTTTATCATTTTTGCCCTGCTCAGTCTGGTGGGGATTATTTTCTCAATGGCCCGGATGGAGCAGACACCAGGCCCGGAGCTAAAACGCTGA
- a CDS encoding flagellar motor protein MotB: protein MTTSENLISELEISELKRLRQKRQSLLEGCEPEDSSLWAMLDIMTLILAFFIMLYSNQAHMSQALETKHVPTEVRQPVERVKTPVKPVKKIHESELDLLTIEDRLHQVMEKSNISNYSVKVAKNRLVLTLGEDISFPSGQAKLLDYIKPALKDMASFFITEPGYKIIVAGHTDNTPIHTAQFPSNWELSAARAMSVAGFLIECRVAPERINIEGFGQYRPIGDNTHFLGREANRRVEISLVREAEKSESYEEI from the coding sequence ATGACAACCTCAGAAAATCTGATATCTGAGCTTGAAATCTCGGAACTAAAGCGGCTGCGCCAGAAACGCCAAAGCCTTTTGGAGGGATGTGAACCCGAAGATTCCAGCCTGTGGGCTATGCTGGATATCATGACCCTAATTCTGGCTTTTTTTATCATGCTCTACAGCAACCAGGCACATATGTCCCAGGCCTTGGAAACCAAGCATGTTCCCACAGAGGTTCGCCAACCCGTTGAAAGAGTAAAAACACCGGTCAAACCAGTAAAAAAAATTCACGAATCCGAGCTGGATCTGCTCACCATTGAAGACCGGCTGCACCAGGTCATGGAAAAATCAAATATTTCAAATTACTCCGTTAAGGTCGCAAAAAACAGACTCGTTCTGACCCTGGGCGAAGACATCAGTTTTCCTTCCGGCCAAGCCAAACTACTGGACTACATCAAGCCGGCATTAAAGGATATGGCCTCATTTTTCATAACAGAACCCGGATACAAAATTATTGTTGCCGGCCATACGGACAATACCCCCATTCATACGGCCCAGTTCCCCTCCAACTGGGAGTTGTCCGCTGCAAGGGCCATGAGTGTTGCCGGATTCTTAATTGAATGCCGGGTGGCCCCGGAACGGATCAATATCGAAGGATTTGGCCAGTACCGTCCCATTGGGGACAACACTCATTTTCTGGGCAGGGAAGCCAACCGGCGTGTGGAAATCTCCCTGGTCAGGGAAGCGGAGAAATCGGAAAGTTATGAGGAAATATAA
- a CDS encoding MotA/TolQ/ExbB proton channel family protein — protein MLQKILPAAAIVVFILLSGTVSELSSIVLNVKSNLIILTGAFVCSMVSYPFRLFSDLFANIRKAFSGEKTDLDALIKQIEMLAAIRRRDGKLVLDKKSKTIDNPFLKMGIEMIADGFDRYTIFKTLERRYDNFLQARQSQADLINTFIKLMPVFGFVGTIIGLINVLSNMGSPELIGKGVATALLTTFYGLLYANVIFLPIAKKLAEKTKHDAMELALIIEGILDIADKTNAKAIGYRLRYCIGDYFQEDWTVGRKPQTRPMRLPRLHPHREKQEHMTG, from the coding sequence ATGCTCCAAAAAATACTTCCGGCCGCAGCTATTGTCGTGTTTATATTGCTGTCAGGAACCGTATCCGAACTATCGTCCATTGTTTTAAACGTCAAAAGCAACTTGATTATCCTTACCGGGGCATTTGTCTGCTCTATGGTGTCGTATCCCTTCCGTTTATTTTCAGATCTTTTCGCCAATATCCGCAAAGCATTTTCCGGGGAGAAGACGGATCTGGACGCGCTCATAAAACAGATCGAAATGCTGGCCGCAATCCGGCGGCGGGACGGAAAACTTGTACTGGATAAAAAATCCAAAACTATTGATAATCCATTTCTGAAAATGGGCATCGAGATGATTGCGGACGGGTTTGACAGATATACGATTTTTAAAACCCTGGAGCGCAGATACGACAATTTTCTGCAGGCCCGGCAATCCCAGGCCGACCTGATCAATACCTTTATCAAGCTGATGCCGGTATTTGGTTTTGTGGGCACGATCATCGGCCTGATCAATGTATTGAGCAATATGGGATCTCCGGAATTGATCGGAAAAGGCGTGGCCACAGCCCTTTTGACCACTTTTTACGGACTGCTCTATGCCAATGTCATTTTTCTTCCCATTGCAAAAAAATTAGCGGAAAAAACCAAACATGACGCCATGGAACTGGCATTGATCATTGAAGGGATTCTGGATATTGCGGACAAAACCAATGCTAAGGCCATCGGATACCGCTTAAGATACTGCATTGGCGATTATTTCCAGGAGGATTGGACCGTGGGCAGAAAACCCCAGACACGGCCCATGAGACTGCCCCGGCTTCACCCCCACCGTGAAAAACAAGAACACATGACAGGGTGA
- a CDS encoding ABC transporter ATP-binding protein translates to MIRLDNISLTFPGFAIENIDLTIREKDFFALIGPTGSGKSVLLEVIMGLIPFSSGRLLFNEKDMAQMPVEKRRLALVYQDFALFPHLSVAHNILYGIRYHGIKKDEGHKRLDDLAKNLGLKRILDRKPHNLSGGEKQRVALARALILNPAVLLLDEPLSALDPEFHGEAKNLLKQIHQDMGMTIVMVSHNFGDVMYLANRGAVIHQGKICQTGDITTLFEKPNALFTARFVGMKNIMPARILQGKVRIEGSNAVIETSVVPDIDQGYMGIRPEDIVLLSQEADNPENSANHFCGTITRVASQGMFVEVRVESGSLNFEAAWPRRYLRNFQIAPGREATIAFSPQSVHVFPN, encoded by the coding sequence ATGATTCGTCTTGACAACATCAGCCTGACCTTCCCCGGATTTGCCATTGAAAACATTGACCTGACGATCCGGGAAAAGGATTTTTTTGCCCTGATCGGTCCTACAGGATCAGGCAAATCCGTTCTCCTTGAAGTCATCATGGGGCTTATCCCCTTTTCCTCGGGTAGACTGCTGTTTAACGAAAAAGACATGGCCCAAATGCCGGTTGAAAAAAGACGCCTGGCCCTGGTGTATCAGGATTTTGCCCTTTTTCCTCACCTCAGTGTTGCCCACAACATCCTTTACGGAATCAGATACCACGGAATTAAAAAGGATGAGGGCCATAAACGCCTGGATGATCTGGCAAAAAACCTGGGCCTGAAACGGATTCTTGATCGAAAGCCCCACAACTTAAGCGGCGGGGAAAAACAGCGGGTGGCCCTGGCCCGGGCACTGATTCTAAACCCGGCGGTGCTGCTGTTGGACGAGCCTTTGTCCGCCCTGGATCCGGAATTTCACGGAGAAGCTAAAAATCTTCTCAAACAGATACACCAGGATATGGGTATGACCATTGTTATGGTTTCCCATAACTTTGGGGACGTGATGTACCTGGCCAACAGAGGGGCCGTCATCCACCAGGGCAAAATCTGCCAGACAGGGGATATCACCACCCTGTTTGAAAAGCCTAACGCCCTGTTCACAGCCCGGTTTGTGGGTATGAAAAACATTATGCCCGCCCGGATTCTCCAGGGCAAGGTCCGGATTGAAGGGTCGAATGCCGTGATAGAAACGTCTGTCGTACCGGACATTGACCAGGGTTACATGGGCATTCGTCCCGAGGATATTGTCCTTCTTTCCCAGGAGGCGGACAACCCTGAAAATTCAGCCAATCATTTTTGTGGCACCATTACCCGGGTAGCAAGCCAGGGCATGTTTGTTGAAGTTCGCGTCGAATCCGGCAGTCTTAATTTTGAAGCAGCCTGGCCCCGGCGTTATTTAAGGAATTTTCAGATTGCACCAGGCCGTGAAGCAACGATTGCCTTCTCGCCCCAAAGTGTTCACGTTTTCCCAAATTAA
- a CDS encoding ABC transporter permease gives MSKTDSMGRLFMVFSLPVILLLTVPLIKVTTGPSPAMLWETLGDKDVLLAIARSLGLSLTAGLLAFALGTPLSYLLARKEFPGKKIIEGIIDLPIMIPHPVVGIAILSLAGRTHPFGRFLSSMGIEIMGTRTGIVTVLIFVGIPFYVNTVKAGFESVPVRLEYASRTLGAGTFETFRRITLPLTWRHMVLGIIMCTARAISEFGAVVIVAYHPMTAPVMIYERFTAYGLKYSQPVAVWLILLSLALFIVLRLMSRSAVQYHR, from the coding sequence ATGAGCAAAACAGATAGTATGGGCAGGCTGTTCATGGTGTTCAGCCTGCCTGTGATCCTGCTTTTAACCGTGCCTCTGATCAAGGTGACCACCGGGCCATCCCCTGCCATGCTCTGGGAGACCCTGGGTGACAAAGATGTGTTGCTTGCCATTGCCCGGTCCCTTGGACTTTCCCTGACTGCAGGCCTGCTTGCCTTTGCTCTTGGTACCCCTTTGAGCTATCTGCTGGCAAGAAAAGAGTTCCCCGGAAAAAAAATCATTGAGGGCATTATTGATCTGCCGATCATGATCCCCCATCCTGTAGTGGGGATAGCCATCTTAAGCCTTGCCGGACGAACCCATCCCTTTGGTCGCTTTCTTTCCAGCATGGGCATTGAAATCATGGGAACCCGGACAGGGATCGTCACTGTGCTGATTTTTGTGGGTATCCCTTTTTATGTAAATACCGTCAAGGCAGGCTTTGAAAGTGTGCCCGTGCGTCTTGAGTACGCTTCCAGGACCCTTGGCGCCGGAACCTTTGAAACCTTCAGGCGAATTACCCTGCCCCTGACATGGCGGCATATGGTGTTAGGCATCATCATGTGCACGGCACGGGCAATTTCCGAATTCGGGGCTGTGGTGATCGTAGCGTATCACCCCATGACCGCGCCTGTCATGATCTACGAACGTTTCACCGCCTATGGGCTGAAATACTCCCAGCCCGTGGCGGTCTGGCTGATTCTTTTATCCCTGGCGCTTTTTATCGTATTGCGATTGATGTCCAGATCCGCAGTCCAGTACCACAGGTAG
- the wtpA gene encoding tungstate ABC transporter substrate-binding protein WtpA — MKNHLYHLIFILVSFLILPGLCMAGPSGKLTIFHAGSLTVPFAAIEKAFEAKYPEVDVLREAGGSTKMARLISEVGKQADIMASADFKVIDNNLIPDFAEWNIRFASNQLVLCYTDNSRYAKEITSDNWYEILLKKDVAWGHSDPNLDPCGYRSLMVLQLAEKFYNKPGLNEKLIANRPQKNVRPKSVELVNLLKTGHMDYAWEYLSVAIQHGLKYVTLDDHINLGNYKYDGFYKLATVEVSGKKPGTVTTKTGKSCTYGITMIKNAPNPEAAKAFLSFLLSPDNGLETLKKMGQPPFIPAQVPDEEMAQKLPAAISGLVEVKN; from the coding sequence ATGAAAAACCATTTATACCATCTTATTTTCATCCTTGTGTCTTTTTTGATTCTGCCCGGACTCTGTATGGCCGGTCCATCAGGGAAGCTGACCATCTTCCATGCCGGCAGCCTGACGGTTCCCTTTGCCGCCATTGAAAAAGCCTTTGAAGCAAAGTACCCGGAAGTGGACGTGCTGCGGGAAGCAGGCGGTTCCACCAAAATGGCCCGCCTGATTTCCGAGGTGGGTAAACAGGCCGATATCATGGCGTCTGCCGATTTCAAAGTCATTGACAACAATCTCATTCCTGACTTTGCTGAATGGAATATCCGGTTTGCCAGCAACCAGCTGGTCCTTTGTTACACGGACAACAGCCGGTATGCCAAGGAAATCACCAGCGACAACTGGTATGAGATTCTGTTAAAAAAAGATGTGGCATGGGGCCACTCAGATCCCAATCTTGACCCTTGCGGATACCGCAGCCTCATGGTTCTGCAATTGGCCGAAAAATTTTACAACAAACCCGGCCTCAACGAAAAACTGATCGCCAACCGTCCCCAAAAAAATGTCCGGCCCAAATCCGTGGAACTTGTAAACCTGCTTAAAACCGGTCACATGGACTATGCCTGGGAATACCTGTCCGTGGCCATCCAGCATGGACTTAAATATGTCACCCTGGACGACCATATCAACCTGGGCAATTACAAGTACGACGGATTCTACAAACTGGCAACAGTTGAAGTCTCCGGGAAAAAACCGGGAACCGTTACCACCAAAACCGGAAAATCGTGCACCTACGGCATCACCATGATTAAAAATGCACCCAACCCGGAAGCGGCTAAAGCCTTTCTATCCTTTCTGCTTTCCCCGGACAATGGATTAGAAACCCTCAAAAAGATGGGTCAACCCCCATTTATCCCGGCCCAGGTCCCCGACGAAGAGATGGCCCAAAAACTGCCGGCTGCCATTTCAGGACTTGTTGAGGTAAAAAACTGA
- a CDS encoding arylesterase, with protein sequence MKKIIVVVVVTIACFLIFRSSDNDWKIKNKPLSVSRIVCFGDSLTFGTGASEGRDYPSVLEGLTGVEVINAGVPGNTTENALKRVDEDVLAYEPDVVLITLGGNDLKNRVGESTAKANLTTIIQRIQASGAMVILGGIEIPLYGKGFADMYQSVGEQTGSVLISNIFQGIFGNRKMMSDYIHPNDKGYEVMAGYFYEKLHPYLEL encoded by the coding sequence ATGAAAAAAATAATTGTAGTGGTTGTCGTGACTATTGCCTGCTTCTTGATTTTTCGATCTTCTGATAATGACTGGAAAATAAAAAACAAACCTCTTTCCGTATCACGTATTGTCTGTTTTGGCGACAGCCTGACCTTTGGAACCGGCGCATCAGAAGGGCGGGATTATCCATCGGTCCTGGAAGGACTGACCGGTGTCGAGGTGATCAATGCCGGTGTTCCGGGGAATACCACGGAAAATGCCCTGAAACGGGTGGACGAAGATGTGCTGGCATATGAACCGGATGTGGTTTTGATCACCTTAGGCGGCAATGATCTTAAAAACCGGGTTGGCGAATCCACCGCAAAGGCGAATTTAACGACAATCATACAACGGATTCAGGCATCAGGCGCCATGGTGATCCTCGGTGGCATTGAAATCCCACTGTATGGCAAAGGATTTGCCGATATGTATCAATCCGTTGGCGAACAGACCGGATCTGTTCTTATTTCCAATATTTTTCAAGGAATTTTCGGCAACCGGAAGATGATGAGCGATTATATTCACCCCAATGATAAAGGGTATGAGGTGATGGCCGGATATTTCTATGAAAAATTACATCCGTATCTGGAATTGTGA
- a CDS encoding iron-sulfur cluster assembly scaffold protein, producing MSNLDAFLDKLQEEIFDEAKQALGERGFDRWRNPKYNGRMDNPDGWGRVTGECGDTMEIYFKFKDNQVADASYFTDGCASSMVSASFAVELTLGKTPEELTDITADQILAAIGQLPDDDVHCTTLAARTIQAAVDNYMGTMVKKV from the coding sequence GTGAGTAATCTTGACGCATTTTTGGACAAGCTCCAGGAAGAAATATTTGATGAAGCAAAACAGGCTTTGGGTGAAAGGGGCTTTGACCGCTGGAGAAACCCCAAGTACAACGGCCGGATGGACAACCCTGATGGATGGGGGCGGGTGACCGGAGAGTGCGGGGATACCATGGAAATTTATTTTAAATTTAAGGATAACCAGGTGGCGGACGCCTCCTATTTTACCGATGGGTGCGCCTCTTCCATGGTCAGCGCGTCCTTTGCCGTAGAACTGACCCTGGGTAAAACCCCGGAGGAATTGACCGATATCACCGCAGACCAGATTCTTGCCGCCATTGGCCAGCTGCCGGACGATGACGTTCACTGTACCACCCTTGCGGCCCGCACCATCCAGGCTGCCGTGGACAACTACATGGGAACCATGGTGAAAAAAGTCTGA
- a CDS encoding DUF3147 family protein: protein MAYLITKYLITALVVVIASEVAKRTDKLGALIGALPLVAIMVMIWLYLEHQGNHKIGSYAFHTFWYVLPTIPMFLLMPWLMSRDVNFWVALIACAILSTACFVLTALIARRLGVNLIP from the coding sequence ATCACCGCATTGGTTGTTGTAATCGCGTCTGAAGTGGCAAAGCGAACCGATAAGCTCGGAGCGCTGATCGGCGCACTTCCTCTTGTCGCGATCATGGTCATGATCTGGCTTTACCTAGAGCACCAGGGGAACCACAAGATCGGTTCATATGCCTTCCATACTTTCTGGTATGTCCTCCCAACAATCCCGATGTTCTTGCTGATGCCTTGGCTGATGTCCCGTGATGTCAATTTTTGGGTGGCACTCATTGCGTGCGCCATCTTGAGTACTGCCTGCTTTGTTCTAACCGCATTGATCGCTAGAAGGTTAGGAGTGAACCTGATCCCGTAA